One region of Channa argus isolate prfri chromosome 20, Channa argus male v1.0, whole genome shotgun sequence genomic DNA includes:
- the nrap gene encoding nebulin-related-anchoring protein isoform X3, with product MQSCARCGFVVYPAEKINCIDQNWHKACFHCDVCKMVLTANNFVSHKKRPYCSVHNPRNNTFTSVYEAPLNINAKKQSMASSETFQSQSEFAQQQMWYSGMVTNQEVVTMSQAQTAVSNANYTEQHDQSKGKGSFPAMITPGYQAAKNATILASNLEYRKGHEERVSKYTAFVDPPEVLLAKKQAQIVSDSAYTEEYEQQRGKGSFPAHLTPGYKMSKKATEQASDIKYRQLYEQEMKGKASTEAALAEATHARENAENFSQIAYTEEYEQQRGKGSFPAMITPGYHLAKKAQENASDLKYRKDLNKMKGTSHFHSLTSEDNVALKNARKINKLVSEVEYKKDLENTKGHSINFCDTPQFQNAAKVAKFTSDNKYKEKYISDIKGHYEDSGIDKKTMHAMKARKLASDISYKQGHEQEQSECHYQATLTPGYQSQKKLDPLKDKNYRQHIDQVKYSPVTDTPDIVLARKNAHLISNLNYKADYEKTKHQYTLSQDLPEIKNAKANAALCSDIKYKEEWEKTKTKACDIGMDDLSVKAAKASRDLASDIKYKENYMKNKEKAVGVNVSDSKTLHSLQVAKMSSDIEYKKGSKESQGQYNLPLDMINLSHAKKAQALASDLEYRTKLHDYTVMPDDIKVQQAKKAYALQSENQYRSDLNWMKGVGWETEGCLNIAQAKKAGELLSDTKYRQKADSIGFTHVADDLSIKHAKKSQELQSDLAYKANTEQIIHQYTITKDEPLFRQAKANADLLSEKVYKSSWEKQREKGFELRLDSLSILTAKAKRDLASDVKYKENYEKNKGKVIGIKSVSDDSQMAHSALATKLQSGHHYKKNYEDTKSQYSVSLDMLNISHAKKAQDLATDTKYRTFLHEYTTLPTDINVSWAKKAYQLQSDKQYRSDLNWMKGVGWEASKSLDVQQAKKAGELVSETKYRQNVSDLKFTSVEDSPEMVQAKLSNKLAIDRLYREKGENMKHSYTSSGELPELVQAKLNAMNLSETRYKESWNKIRDGGYKLRLDAIPFQSAKASADILSDQKYREEFVKTKGKMIGLKGLQDDLNIAHSVNASKLQSDIKYKQDSAKGLSKFHLSMDMLDVAHAKKAQSLISDQDYRLTLHQYTSLPDDMKVQAAKRAYALQSEKVYRSDLNYLRGAAWIATGALQIEGSKRATELISDKKYRQQPYNFKHTSVTDSPDIVHAKISGQITNERLYKEKGVNEQHNYTATSERPEITQAKINAANFSEIKYRESWHTLRAQGYKLTMQDIPFQAAKSSTGIASDYNYKHNHLLEKGKHIGIKSVLDDPHLMHCLQAGRLASDQEYRKDALNISGRYHLTPDMIHLVTAKNAQALASDQDYRKRLHEYTVLPDDMKVKWAKKAYNLQSEKLYKSDLSFMKGVAWDGVGAPQMESAKKAGQLISDKKYRQLPDSLRFTSVTDSPDIVHAKTSYQQCSERLYKSGKNDDMHKYTLHLDDPDFVRAKINTQQISDKVYKASGEQVKTSGYDLRLDAIPFQTAKTSREIASDFRYKESYLKDKGQQVGLRCVEDDPKMVHSLAASKLQSNLEYKRQSKEERGNYRIHADQPEFLQAKKSQAQASDISYRHKLHDYTCDPEQLNVKHAKQAYKLQSDVKYKADLNWIRGVGWTPPGSHKAELARRAAELGLAEGCNTDEAIAKYQHMMMLHHQQQMQQQQTSEEVETNEEIQQGVNLDAMEVLHVKRKKTIQTVQKKSTTPTTSFRSMEKKSSTTSSALQNTVSTTSSALQNTVSTTSSALQNTVRSSMSSKPAAIEDA from the exons ACCTTTCAGTCTCAGTCTGAGTTCGCACAGCAGCAGATGTGGTACTCTGGCATGGTGACCAATCAGGAGGTAGTAACAATGTCTCAGGCCCAGACGGCAGTCAGCAAT GCGAACTACACAGAACAGCACGATCAGTCAAAGGGCAAAGGCAGCTTCCCTGCCATGATCACACCGGGCTATCAAGCTGCTAAGAACGCCACTATTTTGGCCAGTAAT CTGGAATACAGAAAAGGACACGAGGAAAGAGTTTCAAAGTACACGGCCTTTGTGGATCCCCCCGAGGTGCTTCTGGCAAAGAAACAAGCACAAATTGTTAGCGAT tCTGCCTATACAGAAGAGTATGAGCAGCAGAGAGGTAAAGGCAGTTTCCCTGCACATCTTACACCTGGGTACAAGATGTCAAAGAAGGCAACTGAGCAGGCCAGTGAT ATAAAGTATCGTCAGCTGTATGAACAGGAGATGAAGGGTAAAGCTAGCACTGAGGCTGCACTAGCTGAAGCGACCCACGCTAGAGAAAACGCAGAGAATTTTAGCCAG ATTGCCTATACTGAAGAGTATGAGCAGCAACGAGGCAAAGGAAGCTTCCCTGCCATGATTACTCCCGGTTATCATCTGGCAAAGAAGGCACAGGAAAATGCAAGTGAT ctaaaatacagaaaggacTTAAACAAGATGAAGGGCACGTCACACTTCCATAGCCTCACATCTGAAGACAATGTGGCTTTAAAGAATGCCCGAAAGATCAACAAACTTGTCAGTGAG GTGGAATATAAAAAGGACCTGGAAAATACCAAAGGTCACAGCATCAATTTTTGTGACACGCCACAGTTTCAAAATGCTGCCAAAGTTGCCAAATTCACAAGTGAT aacaagTACAAAGAGAAGTACATTAGTGATATAAAGGGCCACTATGAAGACTCTGGCATTGATAAGAAGACCATGCATGCTATGAAAGCCAGGAAGTTGGCAAGTGAT aTTTCTTATAAACAAGGCCATGAACAGGAGCAAAGTGAGTGCCACTACCAAGCCACCCTCACACCAGGTTACCAAAGTCAAAAGAAACTGGACCCACTAAAAGAT AAGAACTACAGGCAACATATTGACCAGGTCAAGTACAGTCCAGTGACAGACACGCCTGATATTGTTTTAGCCAGGAAAAATGCTCATCTTATCAGTAAT CTAAATTACAAAGCAGACTATGAAAAGACGAAGCATCAGTACACGCTTTCCCAAGACCTGCCTGAAATCAAAAATGCCAAAGCTAATGCTGCTTTGTGTAGTGAT ATTAAATATAAAGAGGAGTGGGAGAAGACCAAGACTAAAGCCTGTGATATTGGCATGGACGACCTGAGTGTCAAAGCCGCTAAGGCTTCTCGAGACCTCGCCAGTGAT ATTAAATACAAAGAGAACTACatgaaaaacaaggaaaaggCAGTGGGGGTCAATGTGAGCGACTCCAAAACTCTGCACTCTCTTCAAGTGGCAAAGATGAGCAGTGAT ATTGAGTACAAAAAGGGCTCCAAGGAGAGCCAGGGCCAGTACAACCTTCCTTTGGACATGATTAACCTGAGCCATGCCAAAAAGGCCCAGGCACTTGCCAGTGATCTGGAATATCGCACAAAGCTCCACGACTACACCGTTATGCCTGACGACATCAAGGTCCAGCAAGCCAAAAAGGCTTATGCCCTCCAAAGTGAG AACCAGTATCGCTCAGACCTGAACTGGATGAAAGGAGTCGGCTGGGAGACTGAAGGATGTCTGAACATAGCTCAGGCTAAAAAAGCTGGGGAGTTGCTCAGTGAT ACTAAATACCGTCAGAAGGCAGACAGCATTGGGTTCACCCACGTGGCGGACGATCTCTCCATCAAACACGCCAAAAAAAGCCAGGAGCTGCAGAGCGAT CTGGCgtacaaagcaaacacagagcAGATTATACACCAGTACACCATCACAAAGGATGAGCCTCTTTTCAGACAAGCAAAGGCAAATGCTGACCTTCTCAGTGAG AAAGTGTACAAGAGCAGCTGGGAGAAGCAGAGGGAAAAGGGCTTTGAGCTGCGATTGGACTCTCTCTCTATACTCACTGCCAAAGCCAAGAGAGACCTGGCCAGTGAT GTCAAATACAAGGAGaattatgagaaaaacaaaggcaaagttATTGGTATTAAGTCAGTTAGTGATGACTCTCAGATGGCTCACTCTGCACTGGCCACCAAACTACAGAGTGGCCACCACTACAAGAAGAACTACGAGGACACAAAGTCCCAATACAG TGTATCCCTGGATATGCTGAACATCAGCCATGCTAAGAAGGCTCAGGACCTGGCAACTGACACCAAATACAGAACCTTCCTCCATGAGTACACAACGCTGCCGACGGACATAAATGTTTCCTGGGCTAAGAAGGCCTATCAACTACAGAGCGAT AAACAGTACAGGTCAGATCTGAACTGGATGAAGGGCGTTGGCTGGGAGGCCTCCAAATCTCTGGATGTCCAGCAGGCAAAGAAAGCCGGAGAGCTTGTCAGTGAG ACAAAATACCGTCAGAATGTTAGTGATCTGAAGTTCACCAGTGTAGAAGACTCTCCTGAAATGGTCCAAGCCAAACTCAGCAACAAACTGGCCATTGAT AGGCTGTACAGGGAGAAGGGTGAAAACATGAAGCACAGCTACACCTCGAGTGGTGAGCTGCCTGAGCTGGTGCAGGCCAAACTCAATGCCATGAACCTCAGTGAG ACTCGTTACAAGGAATCGTGGAATAAGATTCGTGATGGAGGTTACAAGCTGCGTCTGGATGCCATTCCATTCCAGTCTGCCAAAGCATCTGCAGACATCCTCAGTGAT CAAAAGTACAGAGAAGAATTTGTGAAGACTAAAGGGAAGATGATTGGATTGAAGGGACTGCAGGATGACTTGAACATTGCTCACTCAGTTAATGCCAGCAAGCTACAGAGCGAT ATTAAGTACAAGCAGGATTCAGCAAAGGGGCTCTCAAAGTTCCACCTTTCCATGGACATGCTGGATGTTGCACATGCTAAAAAGGCCCAGTCGCTGATCAGTGATCAGGACTACAGGCTGACTCTGCACCAGTACACCTCGCTGCCCGATGACATGAAGGTGCAGGCGGCCAAGAGAGCGTACGCTCTGCAGAGTGAG aaagTGTATCGATCTGACCTGAATTACCTGCGTGGTGCTGCCTGGATCGCCACTGGGGCTTTGCAGATCGAAGGCTCCAAGAGGGCCACGGAGCTCATTAGTGAT AAAAAGTACCGTCAGCAGCCATACAACTTCAAGCACACCTCTGTCACTGATTCTCCAGATATCGTCCATGCCAAAATCAGTGGACAGATCACAAATGAA CGTTTGTACAAAGAGAAAGGTGTGAATGAACAACACAACTACACTGCAACAAGTGAGAGACCAGAGATTACACAGGCAAAGATCAATGCAGCCAACTTCAGTGAG ATCAAGTACAGAGAGTCCTGGCACACGTTGAGGGCACAGGGATACAAGCTCACCATGCAGGACATCCCCTTCCAGGCTGCCAAGAGCTCCACAGGCATTGCCAGTGAT TACAACTACAAACACAACCACCTgcttgaaaaaggaaaacacattggcATCAAAAGTGTCTTGGACGACCCGCATCTCATGCACTGCCTGCAGGCAGGTCGACTGGCCAGTGACCAGGAGTATCGCAAGGATGCGCTGAATATCAGCGGCCGGTACCACCTCACGCCAGACATGATTCATCTGGTGACAGCCAAGAATGCCCAGGCCCTGGCCAGTGATCAGGACTACAGGAAGAGACTGCATGAGTACACAGTGCTGCCTGATGACATGAAGGTCAAGTGGGCCAAAAAGGCATACAACCTGCAGAGCGAG AAACTTTACAAATCAGACCTCAGCTTCATGAAAGGAGTGGCCTGGGATGGAGTGGGTGCACCTCAGATGGAGTCAGCCAAAAAAGCTGGACAGCTTATAAGTGAT AAGAAATATCGTCAGCTGCCTGACAGTCTCAGGTTTACCTCAGTGACTGACTCTCCTGACATTGTGCATGCCAAGACAAGCTATCAACAGTGCAGTGAG AGGCTCTACAAATCTGGAAAGAATGATGATATGCATAAATACACACTACACTTAGATGATCCAGACTTCGTCAGAGCCAAGATTAATACCCAGCAGATTAGTGAT AAAGTTTACAAGGCATCTGGGGAGCAAGTGAAGACATCGGGATATGACCTGAGACTGGATGCTATTCCCTTCCAAACTGCTAAAACCTCTAGAGAAATTGCCAGTGAT TTCCGCTACAAGGAGTCCTATTTGAAGGACAAGGGCCAGCAGGTGGGGCTGCGCTGTGTGGAGGATGACCCCAAGATGGTGCACTCTTTGGCAGCCAGCAAACTCCAAAGCAACCTGGAGTATAAACGACAGTCTAAGGAGGAGCGCGGCAACTACAGAATCCATGCTGACCAGCCCGAGTTTCTGCAGGCCAAAAAGAGCCAGGCTCAGGCTAGTGACATCAGCTACCGCCACAAGCTCCATGACTACACCTGTGACCCCGAACAGCTCAATGTCAAGCACGCTAAGCAGGCCTACAAACTGCAGAGTGAT gtAAAGTATAAGGCCGACTTGAACTGGATTAGGGGAGTGGGCTGGACCCCTCCTGGCTCCCATAAGGCTGAGCTCGCCCGCCGGGCTGCGGAGCTGGGATTGGCTGAGGGATGTAACACAGATGAAGCTATCGCAAAGTACCAGCACATGATGATG CTGCATCACCagcagcagatgcagcagcaacagacTTCAGAGGAGGTGGAGACCAACGAGGAGATTCAACAAGGTGTCAACCTGGATGCCATGGAGGTCCTCCATGTCAAGAGAAAGAAGACGATCCAGACAGTCCAGAAAAAGTCCACCACCCCCACAACCTCATTCAGATCCATGGAGAAGAAGTCCAGCACCACCTCATCTGCTCTGCAGAACACAGTCAGCACCACCTCATCTGCTCTGCAGAACACAGTCAGCACCACCTCATCTGCTCTGCAGAACACAGTCAGGTCATCTATGTCCAGTAAACCTGCTGCGATAGAAGATGCGTAA